One Brassica napus cultivar Da-Ae chromosome C2, Da-Ae, whole genome shotgun sequence DNA window includes the following coding sequences:
- the LOC125582065 gene encoding PRA1 family protein H-like, protein MVMEATRRMSFSPNPLSLTVPDSVLESGYHDLLDHRISAVSPMLPSSSSSATEAKPPTALSTQLVAVFCLLTINPFSKLSADDFSGDTLTWTTSFFGDSDSYSFPSSSHEARNRVHENVKRFARNYVTLFILFFTYELYASIYKGHVRLLTQVIHLGEDANRCSFCAL, encoded by the coding sequence atggtaatggAAGCGACAAGAAGAATGAGTTTCTCTCCTAATCCTCTCTCGCTAACCGTACCAGACTCTGTTCTAGAATCCGGCTATCATGACCTTCTTGACCACCGTATCTCCGCCGTCTCACCAATGTTaccatcctcctcctcctctgccACTGAAGCTAAACCTCCTACGGCTCTGTCGACTCAGCTCGTCGCTGTCTTCTGTCTTCTAACAATCAACCCTTTCTCGAAGCTCTCAGCCGATGATTTCTCCGGAGATACGCTGACATGGACAACCAGTTTCTTCGGCGACTCTGACTCTTATTCGTTCCCGTCGTCTTCTCATGAAGCTAGAAACAGAGTCCATGAGAATGTCAAGAGATTCGCTAGGAACTACGTAACACTCTTCATCCTCTTCTTCACTTACGAACTGTATGCATCTATCTATAAAGGCCatgttcgtttgctcacccaggtgatccatctgggtgaagatgcaaatcgatgttcgttttgtgcattataa